Proteins from one Impatiens glandulifera chromosome 2, dImpGla2.1, whole genome shotgun sequence genomic window:
- the LOC124924253 gene encoding receptor-like protein kinase FERONIA, translating to MKLSSRNTFFLLLLHLLLRSITAAGDSQHAIAVNCGSLHNSTAIDGRQWVGETDSAGSIISFQGSGSKSVVPSSSDDHPSQSLDPTPYMTARASRSSFTYTFRVGSGYKFIRLHFYPASYSAFKRSDAFFTVKSGPYTLLNNFSAFLAVDSLNLTSIVKEFTLYVPDDGKPLSITFSPSKEIIPSDETFAFVNGIEVVPMPLGLYYTMEGDGDAGAYLVGHNYRFPLGKDTAMEMAYRLNVGGIKLSSVHDPSMFREWTDDSNYIMESTVFPITSINRIKYTKTSKDGAPQRLYQSSWSMKRNLQGGEGVSFTWKLPVDLGFRYLIRLHFCELDYDALRGNEHKEFNILINNHMVESKGDLIKWGGEIGVAVHKDYLTTLRGDRMMGKRDLVVALYPNNEDQSTEFIDSILKGIEVFKLSNTEDNLAGGNPVLFNPRVSTNRRHRIPTININEIIILYILIVVIVHQLCEWKERSLTNNPSLIDNDLCRRFSFAQILSATKNFDKKLEIGHGSFGMVYKGVINVINGKAKMTVAIKRLDSKSNQGEKEFISEIETLSKLRHKHLVSLIGYCSYDSEMILVYEYMERGTLADHLHKNKCDGKALPLLTWKERLNICLGAARGLDYLHNNSVQEVIHRDVKSGNILVDLNWMAKIADFGICKVESTSHTYTSTEVKGTIGYIDPMYSSTKMLTKKSDVYSFGVVLWEALCGRPALDNKIDNEQQHSLVLWVQRCYKNNTVHNIIDPSLKGQISTNSLRLYVELAIACLHEDSNRRPTMAKIEEDLKYLLTDGLNFLRWGRVNIC from the coding sequence ATGAAATTATCTTCCCGGAAtaccttctttcttcttcttcttcacctcCTTCTCCGATCGATAACCGCCGCCGGCGACTCACAACATGCTATCGCCGTCAACTGTGGTTCCCTTCACAACTCCACAGCCATTGACGGCAGACAATGGGTTGGAGAAACAGATTCTGCTGGATCCATCATTTCTTTTCAAGGATCTGGAAGTAAATCAGTGGTCCCTTCTTCCTCCGATGACCACCCATCACAATCTCTCGATCCCACTCCCTACATGACAGCTCGAGCTTCTCGCTCATCCTTCACCTACACCTTCCGTGTCGGCTCCGGCTACAAGTTCATCCGCCTTCATTTCTACCCAGCTTCATACTCTGCTTTCAAAAGGTCAGACGCCTTCTTCACCGTAAAATCAGGTCCGTATACTCTCCTCAACAATTTCAGTGCGTTCTTAGCCGTCGATTCTCTTAATCTGACATCAATCGTAAAAGAATTCACCCTTTATGTCCCTGACGACGGTAAACCATTATCAATTACTTTCTCCCCCTCAAAAGAAATCATCCCTTCGGATGAGACATTTGCGTTTGTTAATGGAATTGAAGTTGTTCCCATGCCTCTCGGACTTTACTACACCATGGAGGGAGATGGAGATGCAGGGGCATATTTGGTAGGACATAACTATCGATTTCCCCTGGGCAAAGACACTGCAATGGAGATGGCCTATCGGTTAAACGTTGGTGGCATCAAACTTTCATCCGTCCATGACCCAAGTATGTTCAGGGAATGGACTGATGATTCAAACTATATCATGGAATCAACTGTTTTTCCCATCACTTCCATAAATAGGATCAAGTATACCAAAACATCTAAAGATGGTGCACCACAAAGACTTTACCAGTCGTCTTGGTCAATGAAGCGAAATTTGCAAGGCGGTGAAGGAGTTAGTTTTACATGGAAGTTGCCTGTCGATTTGGGTTTCAGGTATCTAATTAGATTGCATTTTTGTGAGCTTGACTATGATGCTTTGAGAGGGAACGAGCATAAAGAGTTCAATATTCTCATAAACAATCACATGGTTGAGTCTAAAGGAGATTTGATCAAATGGGGCGGTGAAATTGGGGTTGCAGTCCATAAGGATTACTTGACAACATTAAGAGGAGACAGAATGATGGGCAAGAGAGACCTGGTTGTCGCTTTGTACCCAAACAACGAAGATCAATCAACTGAATTCATTGACTCAATTCTTAAGGGGATTGAGGTTTTCAAACTTAGCAACACTGAAGACAATCTTGCTGGAGGGAATCCAGTACTCTTCAATCCTCGTGTTTCGACAAATCGAAGACATAGAATCccaacaataaatataaatgagatTATAATTTTGTACATACTTATAGTGGTCATTGTTCACCAACTTTGCGAATGGAAAGAAAGGAGTTTGACTAATAATCCATCTCTAATAGACAATGATTTGTGTCGTAGATTTTCATTTGCTCAGATCTTAAGCGCAACTAAAAACTTTGACAAGAAATTAGAGATTGGACACGGGAGTTTTGGTATGGTCTACAAAGGGgttataaatgttattaatgGTAAGGCTAAAATGACAGTAGCAATTAAGAGGTTAGATTCTAAATCTAATCAAGGAGAGAAAGAATTTATATCAGAAATTGAGACGCTTTCCAAGCTTAGGCACAAACACCTTGTTTCTTTGATAGGATACTGCAGCTATGACAGTGAGATGATACTTGTTTATGAGTACATGGAACGTGGCACTCTGGCGGACCATCTCCACAAGAATAAATGTGATGGTAAAGCCTTGCCTCTTCTTACTTGGAAGGAAAGACTCAATATTTGTTTGGGTGCTGCTCGTGGGTTAGACTACTTGCACAACAATAGTGTGCAAGAAGTCATACATCGAGATGTGAAAAGCGGAAATATTTTGGTGGATCTGAACTGGATGGCCAAAATTGCTGATTTTGGCATATGCAAAGTTGAATCTACAAGCCATACCTATACAAGTACTGAGGTAAAGGGAACTATTGGCTACATAGATCCAATGTACTCCTCGACCAAAATGCTAACCAAGAAATCAGATGTGTATTCTTTCGGTGTTGTGTTGTGGGAAGCTTTATGTGGCAGACCAGCCCTTGATAATAAAATCGACAACGAACAACAACATAGTCTCGTTTTGTGGGTTCAGCGCTGCTACAAGAATAACACGGTCCACAATATAATTGATCCAAGTTTGAAGGGACAAATCTCAACCAATTCTCTCCGGTTGTACGTTGAACTTGCGATTGCGTGTTTGCATGAAGATAGTAATAGAAGACCTACAATGGCTAAAATCGAAGAGgatcttaaatatttattgacTGATGGTCTCAATTTCTTAAGGTGGGGAAGAGTTAACATATGCTAA
- the LOC124924254 gene encoding receptor-like protein kinase FERONIA, with protein MNLTPFSSRNTFFLLLLLLLHLLLRSIIAAGDSQHAIAVNCGSLHNSTAIDGRQWVGETDSSGSIISFQGSGSKSVVSSSSDDHPSQSLDPTPYMTARASRSSFTYTFHVGSGYKFIRLHFYPEASYSAFKRSDAFFTVKSGPYTLLNNFCAFLAVDSLNLKSIVKEFTLYVPDDGKPLSITFSPSKEIIPSDETFAFVNGIEVVPMPLGLYYTMEGNGDAGAYLVGQNYRFPLGKDTAMEMAYRLNVGGIKLSSVHDPSMFREWTDDSNYIMESSVFPINSINRIKYTKTSKDGAPQRLYQSSWSMKGNLQDGEGVSFTWKLPVDLGFRYLIRLHFCELDYDAVRGNEHKEFNILINNHMVESKGDLIKWGGEIGVAIHKDYLTTLRGDRMMGKRDLVVALYPNNEDQSTEFIDSILKGIEVFKLSNTDDNLAGGNPVLFNPRVSTNRRHRIPTISINEIIILYILIVVIVHQLCEWKERSLSKNPSLIDNDLCRRFSYAEIISATKNFDKKLEIGHGGFGMVYKGDINVINGKAKMTVAIKRLDSKSKQGEKEFISEIEMLSKLRHKHIVSLIGYCNDGSEMILVYEYMERGTLADHLHKNKRGGSSKRALPLLTWKERLNICLGAARGLDYLHNNSVQEVIHRDVKSNNILVDLNWTAKMADFGLCKVGSTSYTHISTEVKGTTGYIDPMYYSTKMLTKKSDVYSFGVVLWEALCGRPALDNKIDDEQQHSLVLWVQHCYKNKTVHKIIDSSLMGQISTDSLQLYIELAIACLHEEGNRRPAMAKIKEDLEYLLSDGLNFLSASKELFEEAYKASLRLRAKIMETAKRGGAEGSGAGN; from the exons ATGAATTTGACTCCATTTTCTTCCCGGAATacattctttcttcttcttcttcttcttcttcacctcCTTCTCCGATCGATAATCGCCGCCGGCGACTCACAACATGCTATCGCCGTCAACTGTGGTTCCCTTCACAACTCCACAGCCATTGACGGCAGACAATGGGTTGGAGAAACAGATTCTTCTGGATCCATCATTTCTTTTCAAGGATCTGGAAGTAAATCAGTGGTCTCTTCTTCCTCCGATGACCACCCATCACAATCTCTCGATCCCACTCCCTACATGACAGCTCGAGCTTCTCGCTCATCCTTCACCTACACCTTCCATGTCGGCTCCGGCTACAAGTTCATCCGCCTTCATTTCTACCCAGAAGCTTCATACTCTGCTTTCAAAAGGTCAGACGCCTTCTTCACCGTGAAATCAGGTCCGTATACTCTCCTCAACAATTTCTGTGCGTTCTTAGCCGTCGATTCTCTTAATTTGAAATCAATCGTAAAAGAATTCACCCTTTATGTCCCTGACGACGGTAAACCATTATCAATTACTTTCTCTCCCTCAAAAGAAATCATCCCTTCGGATGAGACATTTGCGTTTGTTAATGGAATTGAAGTTGTTCCCATGCCTCTCGGACTTTACTACACCATGGAGGGAAATGGAGATGCAGGGGCATATTTGGTAGGACAGAACTATCGATTTCCCTTGGGCAAAGACACTGCAATGGAGATGGCCTATCGGTTAAACGTTGGTGGCATCAAACTTTCATCCGTCCATGACCCAAGTATGTTCAGGGAATGGACTGATGATTCAAACTATATCATGGAATCAAGTGTTTTTCCCATCAATTCCATAAATAGGATCAAGTATACGAAAACATCTAAAGATGGTGCACCACAAAGACTTTACCAGTCGTCTTGGTCAATGAAGGGAAATTTGCAAGATGGTGAAGGAGTTAGTTTTACATGGAAGTTGCCCGTCGATTTGGGTTTCAGGTATCTAATTAGATTGCATTTTTGTGAGCTTGATTATGATGCTGTGAGAGGGAACGAGCATAAAGAGTTCAATATTCTCATAAACAATCACATGGTTGAGTCGAAAGGAGATTTGATCAAATGGGGCGGTGAAATTGGGGTTGCAATCCATAAAGATTACTTGACAACATTAAGAGGAGACAGAATGATGGGCAAGAGAGACCTAGTTGTCGCTTTGTACCCAAACAACGAAGATCAATCAACTGAATTCATTGACTCAATTCTTAAGGGGATTGAAGTTTTCAAACTTAGCAACACTGATGACAATCTTGCTGGAGGGAATCCAGTACTCTTCAATCCTCGTGTTTCGACAAATCGAAGACATAGAATCCCAACAATAAGTATAAATGAGATTATAATTTTGTACATACTTATAGTGGTCATTGTTCACCAACTTTGCGAATGGAAAGAAAGAAGTTTGAGTAAAAATCCATCTCTAATAGACAATGATTTGTGTCGTAGATTTTCATATGCTGAGATCATAAGCGCAACTAAAAACTTTGACAAGAAATTAGAGATTGGACATGGGGGTTTTGGTATGGTCTACAAAGGGgatataaatgttattaatgGTAAGGCTAAAATGACAGTAGCAATTAAGAGGTTAGATTCTAAATCTAAGCAAGGAGAGAAAGAATTCATATCAGAAATTGAGATGCTTTCCAAACTTAGACACAAACACATTGTTTCTTTGATAGGATACTGCAATGATGGCAGTGAGATGATACTTGTTTATGAGTACATGGAACGTGGCACTCTGGCGGACCATCTCCACAAGAATAAACGTGGTGGTAGTAGCAAAAGAGCCTTGCCTCTTCTTACTTGGAAGGAAAGACTGAATATTTGTTTGGGTGCTGCTCGCGGGTTAGACTACTTGCATAACAATAGTGTACAAGAAGTCATACATCGAGATGTGAAGAGCAACAATATTTTGGTGGATCTGAACTGGACAGCCAAAATGGCTGATTTTGGCTTATGCAAAGTTGGATCTACAAGCTATACCCATATAAGTACTGAGGTAAAGGGAACTACTGGCTACATAGATCCAATGTACTACTCGACGAAAATGCTAACCAAGAAATCAGATGTGTATTCTTTCGGTGTTGTGTTGTGGGAAGCGTTATGTGGCAGACCAGCCCTTGATAATAAAATCGACGACGAACAACAACATAGTCTCGTTTTGTGGGTTCAACACTGCTACAAGAATAAGACGGTACACAAAATAATTGATTCAAGTTTGATGGGACAAATCTCAACCGATTCTCTCCAGTTGTACATTGAACTTGCGATAGCGTGTTTGCATGAAGAAGGTAATAGAAGACCTGCAATGGCTAAAATCAAAGAGGATCTTGAATATTTATTGTCTGATGGTCTCAATTTCTTAAG TGCCTCTAAAGAATTATTTGAAGAGGCATACAAGGCATCACTTAGACTACGGGCTAAAATCATGGAG actgctaAAAGAGGTGGAGCAGAAGGAAGTGGAGCAGGCAACtaa